One Lachnospiraceae bacterium C1.1 genomic region harbors:
- a CDS encoding MerR family transcriptional regulator — protein sequence MAFFANKKLFTSSEVCHACGISKTSLFRLEECGFLKPYYVNPDTGYRYYNLQNITAVGQYQMMQEIGLSKKEITDVFHNRVDGAEFLRTQRQRLARMQRFLDEYESRIDHKKNNSGSFVTLSAVTCYCTRVTAHSLKEAAKLDYLAHEKCVDMGYKMHGSEPLFGIIEDRSALSNAETFGLSYTFCIPLAPDTELSSNIRYFPETPGFSLRGFGDFSVISKLEESFWNEVDKRNLSSSEPARFIMHIGSYAGAHYKPDDYCYEYVLPIKG from the coding sequence GTGGCTTTTTTTGCAAACAAAAAACTATTTACAAGTTCGGAAGTATGCCATGCATGCGGGATCAGCAAAACATCTCTTTTTCGCCTTGAGGAATGCGGCTTTCTTAAGCCGTACTATGTTAATCCGGATACGGGATATCGTTATTACAATCTGCAAAACATAACGGCTGTGGGTCAGTATCAAATGATGCAGGAAATCGGATTATCTAAGAAAGAGATCACGGATGTATTTCACAACCGGGTGGATGGCGCAGAGTTTTTAAGAACACAGAGACAGAGACTTGCCAGGATGCAGCGTTTTTTGGATGAGTATGAAAGCCGCATCGATCATAAGAAGAATAATTCGGGATCATTTGTAACTCTGTCTGCCGTAACATGCTATTGTACAAGAGTTACTGCGCATTCTCTTAAGGAAGCTGCAAAGTTAGACTATCTTGCTCACGAAAAATGTGTAGATATGGGTTATAAAATGCATGGCAGTGAACCTTTATTTGGTATCATCGAGGATCGCAGCGCTTTGTCAAATGCAGAGACTTTTGGGCTGAGTTATACTTTTTGCATCCCGCTGGCTCCTGATACGGAGCTGTCATCCAATATACGCTATTTCCCGGAAACACCGGGATTCTCACTTCGTGGATTTGGTGATTTCTCTGTAATTTCGAAGCTTGAGGAATCGTTTTGGAATGAGGTTGACAAAAGGAATCTTTCGTCCTCTGAGCCGGCTCGCTTTATCATGCATATTGGAAGTTATGCGGGAGCACACTATAAACCCGATGATTATTGCTACGAATATGTTTTGCCAATAAAAGGATGA
- a CDS encoding radical SAM protein gives MNKEQFLNPDPKNAFLQLEPTNICNHNCVFCANSKITAPRRFMEKDLAMRLIKEAYEMGVRRGTFLLFGEPLLCPDIFDYYRTAADIGYRQLRI, from the coding sequence ATGAATAAAGAACAATTTCTGAATCCGGATCCTAAAAACGCATTTTTACAGCTCGAGCCAACAAACATATGCAATCATAATTGTGTTTTCTGCGCAAATTCTAAAATCACGGCGCCAAGGCGTTTTATGGAAAAGGACCTGGCGATGCGTCTGATCAAAGAAGCATATGAAATGGGAGTACGAAGGGGGACTTTTTTGCTGTTTGGGGAACCGCTTCTTTGTCCGGATATATTTGATTACTACAGGACTGCGGCAGATATTGGATATAGGCAGTTGAGGATATGA
- a CDS encoding LacI family DNA-binding transcriptional regulator yields the protein MNKKSGRITIYDIAKKCDISVATVSRVINHPGEVSEETRSRIIKAMDELGFSYDSGKKNLKKNRGIIIIDNALGSNPFFDKIASGIYSYSSRTGYIVTSFTGSFLMEDLKKLVRLAKRKSVVGFISLGRRETAVLKELSYIVPVMQCMEWQDPFIAELPSVTSSVYGIVNKAMSHLYTEGAQKIVLFDYMLNTEYGRQILSAYKSIVKAHGMEEYTQVIYSQEGFGQGYIQAMSLLQTDIPDAILCASDDFAVSVLRAADRLGISVPGSLKICGIGNMRYGSYNTIPITTVSGLDERLGEAAVRKLTGYISNPYADVTHESVNSRIIVRNSS from the coding sequence ATGAATAAAAAAAGCGGACGAATAACAATTTATGATATAGCAAAGAAATGTGATATTTCTGTTGCAACAGTTTCAAGAGTCATCAATCATCCGGGCGAAGTATCCGAGGAGACCAGATCCCGAATAATCAAGGCAATGGACGAGCTGGGTTTTTCTTATGATTCCGGCAAAAAAAATCTTAAGAAAAACAGAGGTATAATCATTATAGACAATGCTCTTGGCAGCAATCCTTTTTTTGATAAGATAGCTTCAGGAATTTATAGTTATTCCAGCCGAACAGGCTATATAGTTACAAGTTTTACCGGTTCTTTTCTAATGGAGGACTTAAAGAAACTGGTCAGGCTGGCAAAAAGGAAATCCGTAGTAGGCTTCATCTCGCTTGGGAGACGGGAAACTGCTGTATTGAAGGAATTATCCTATATCGTTCCGGTAATGCAGTGTATGGAATGGCAAGATCCTTTCATAGCAGAGCTTCCCTCTGTAACAAGCAGTGTTTACGGAATAGTCAATAAAGCAATGTCACACCTCTATACAGAAGGAGCACAAAAAATAGTCCTTTTTGATTATATGCTGAATACCGAATATGGTAGACAGATTCTATCTGCCTACAAAAGTATCGTAAAGGCTCATGGAATGGAGGAATATACACAGGTTATCTATTCCCAGGAGGGATTTGGACAAGGCTATATCCAGGCAATGAGCCTGCTTCAGACCGATATTCCGGATGCGATTCTATGCGCTTCGGACGACTTTGCAGTCTCGGTTCTCAGAGCCGCAGACCGTCTGGGTATTTCCGTTCCGGGTTCGCTGAAAATCTGCGGCATAGGAAATATGCGCTATGGCAGCTATAATACTATTCCAATTACCACAGTCTCCGGACTTGATGAACGTCTTGGAGAGGCTGCTGTAAGAAAGCTTACAGGATATATCTCCAATCCCTATGCAGATGTTACACATGAATCAGTCAACTCGCGGATCATCGTGAGGAATTCCAGCTGA
- a CDS encoding LacI family DNA-binding transcriptional regulator: MIKKKPTIYDIAREAGVSPTSVSRMINHPSTISENLREKIEEAMDRLEFDIENSWHKNYIKSGIILLLYPINASLLIEEYVKLLRINASKDKRQVVLLALPEDSSAKLHFEEALSAYQPIGIFAFYCSGFSFFESMNLNLPFIYVCDAPENPKYPSVDFDSDKIMSDGIIHLKGRGCKNIVYLSPPKEFPGISRQINGVIDALRENNIYSSTNIITMTNSSYELSRETMLSIFSRKYIPDAVFCSNDYLALHLMKVAADAGLQVPKDILVLSIGGFEISKYCVPSLTSFCYPHENISFIAYRMLNDMLSGNDIANRHPIISDIELAYRESTSTKLETDVEKELPSNYGETIHHVFSSLFRKK; this comes from the coding sequence ATGATTAAAAAAAAGCCGACAATCTACGATATAGCCCGAGAAGCCGGTGTTTCTCCCACTTCCGTATCACGAATGATCAATCATCCTTCGACGATATCAGAAAATCTGCGTGAAAAGATAGAGGAAGCAATGGATAGGCTAGAATTTGATATAGAGAACAGCTGGCATAAAAATTATATAAAAAGTGGAATAATTCTCCTGCTTTATCCTATAAATGCATCATTACTGATCGAAGAATATGTGAAACTGCTCAGAATAAATGCTTCTAAAGATAAGCGCCAGGTCGTATTGCTGGCACTCCCGGAAGACTCCTCAGCAAAATTGCACTTTGAAGAGGCTCTTTCTGCCTATCAGCCAATAGGCATTTTTGCCTTTTACTGCAGCGGATTTTCCTTCTTTGAATCTATGAATCTGAATCTGCCGTTTATATATGTCTGTGATGCCCCGGAGAATCCTAAATATCCCTCAGTTGATTTTGATTCAGATAAGATCATGTCTGACGGCATAATTCACTTAAAGGGCAGAGGATGCAAAAATATAGTTTACTTAAGTCCTCCAAAGGAATTCCCGGGTATTTCACGGCAGATCAATGGTGTGATCGATGCATTGAGAGAAAATAATATTTATTCCTCAACCAATATCATAACGATGACAAACAGCTCCTATGAACTTTCGAGAGAAACAATGCTCAGTATCTTTTCGAGAAAATATATTCCCGATGCTGTATTTTGCAGCAACGACTATCTTGCGCTCCACCTCATGAAGGTCGCAGCAGATGCAGGACTCCAGGTTCCGAAAGATATTCTCGTATTGAGTATCGGAGGCTTTGAGATTTCAAAATACTGCGTACCATCACTTACCAGTTTTTGTTATCCTCACGAGAATATCTCATTTATTGCATACCGGATGCTTAACGATATGCTTAGCGGAAATGATATAGCAAACAGGCATCCGATCATAAGTGATATCGAGCTTGCATACAGAGAATCAACTTCTACAAAGTTAGAAACTGATGTTGAAAAAGAGCTTCCGAGCAATTATGGCGAAACGATCCATCATGTATTCTCTTCATTGTTCAGAAAAAAATAA
- a CDS encoding glucose PTS transporter subunit IIA gives MGKYHELAEYIVENVGGRENIADLFHCITRLRFTLKDEEKANDEAFKNHAGIVTLMKAGGYYQVVIGNHVPDVYADVCEVAGLANKDLGGGGAASAAGPDNRKFSEKALDMITSIFMPYLNLLCACGIIKGFNTIMNMLGVIPTSSTLGAVFAAVGDVIFYFLPVFVAYNLAVKLKMQKFTAMGIGLSLIYVPIYAAANGLELGSLFGIDVSSIAYSSTVLPAIAAIALAYYLEKLFKKIIPDVVKNFLVPFCVLMVVVPVTYAIIGPVANQVSDLLASLLNTLLAISPIIGGAFAGFFWQIFVVFGVHQALTVPSMINLSSGTPDLFLSLIQTAPFAQGVIVLGMWIKSKNKERKQLMAPAWISGVFFGVTEPAIYGFTLPNPKFLILGCISSAIGSAYLGFTKTYLMQMGGLGIFAIPGFIDNTPGTANPMAGVINLLIAWAITAVIAIAGTLILYSDAGELKIDEEMATRKAVKIGGNNNPKAEHVQDEEIAAVVSGKAIALEDMKDPAFAALGKGAAIIPEGDSFTVVAPADGTLTTMFPTGHAFGLNTPSGAEVLVHIGIDTVELKGDGFKPLAAQGDFVKKGDRLIEVNAKAIKEKGYDITTAILVTNADDYADVIFAEGNVKAGDRVVQVIDK, from the coding sequence ATGGGCAAGTATCATGAATTAGCTGAGTACATTGTAGAAAATGTAGGCGGCAGGGAAAACATTGCAGACCTTTTCCATTGTATTACGAGACTTCGTTTTACATTAAAGGACGAGGAAAAAGCAAACGACGAGGCTTTCAAAAATCATGCAGGAATTGTTACATTGATGAAAGCCGGTGGTTATTACCAGGTTGTTATCGGAAATCACGTACCTGATGTATATGCAGATGTATGTGAAGTAGCAGGTCTCGCAAATAAAGACCTTGGCGGAGGCGGCGCAGCTTCAGCAGCAGGTCCTGATAACAGAAAATTCTCTGAAAAGGCTCTTGATATGATCACATCGATCTTCATGCCTTACCTGAATCTTCTTTGTGCCTGCGGTATCATCAAAGGTTTCAATACTATAATGAACATGTTGGGCGTGATCCCCACAAGCTCAACATTAGGCGCAGTATTCGCAGCAGTTGGAGATGTTATCTTCTACTTTCTGCCGGTATTTGTAGCATATAACCTTGCAGTAAAGCTTAAAATGCAGAAGTTCACTGCAATGGGTATAGGACTTTCACTCATATATGTACCTATTTATGCAGCAGCAAACGGACTTGAGCTTGGAAGTCTTTTCGGAATAGATGTTTCTTCCATAGCTTACAGCTCAACTGTACTTCCTGCTATCGCTGCGATAGCGCTGGCTTACTATCTCGAGAAGCTTTTCAAGAAGATAATACCTGATGTAGTAAAGAACTTCCTGGTTCCTTTCTGCGTATTGATGGTAGTAGTACCGGTAACTTATGCGATCATCGGACCTGTTGCCAATCAGGTATCAGACCTTCTGGCATCATTACTGAATACATTGCTCGCTATCTCACCTATAATCGGTGGTGCATTTGCAGGATTTTTCTGGCAGATATTTGTTGTATTCGGTGTACACCAGGCACTTACAGTTCCTTCAATGATAAATCTTTCATCAGGAACACCGGATCTCTTCCTCTCACTCATACAGACAGCACCTTTTGCTCAGGGAGTGATCGTTTTGGGAATGTGGATCAAGTCAAAAAATAAAGAAAGAAAGCAGCTTATGGCTCCGGCATGGATATCGGGTGTATTTTTCGGAGTTACAGAGCCGGCAATTTACGGTTTCACACTTCCTAATCCGAAATTCCTTATTTTAGGATGTATTTCATCAGCTATTGGTTCTGCTTACCTTGGATTTACAAAAACTTATCTCATGCAGATGGGCGGACTTGGAATATTTGCAATTCCGGGCTTCATTGATAATACACCGGGAACTGCCAATCCCATGGCAGGTGTTATAAATCTCCTTATCGCATGGGCTATCACAGCTGTGATAGCAATTGCAGGAACACTTATCCTTTACAGTGATGCAGGCGAGCTCAAGATTGATGAGGAAATGGCTACGAGAAAGGCAGTCAAAATCGGCGGCAATAATAACCCCAAGGCAGAACATGTTCAGGATGAAGAAATAGCCGCTGTTGTATCAGGTAAGGCTATAGCTCTTGAAGATATGAAGGATCCGGCGTTTGCTGCACTTGGAAAGGGAGCTGCGATCATTCCTGAGGGTGACAGTTTCACAGTAGTTGCTCCTGCTGACGGAACACTTACAACAATGTTCCCTACAGGACATGCATTTGGACTTAATACTCCTTCCGGAGCAGAGGTTCTCGTACACATCGGTATCGACACTGTAGAGCTTAAAGGTGATGGTTTCAAACCGCTCGCAGCACAGGGCGACTTCGTTAAGAAGGGTGACCGTCTTATAGAAGTAAATGCAAAAGCTATCAAAGAAAAGGGCTATGACATTACAACTGCAATCCTTGTAACAAATGCTGATGACTATGCAGATGTTATTTTTGCAGAAGGAAATGTTAAAGCAGGAGATAGAGTAGTTCAGGTTATAGATAAATAA
- a CDS encoding glycoside hydrolase family 1 protein produces MSFKEGFFWGGATAANQYEGGWNEGGRGPALTDFCTGGSVKEHRKVTWEDKDGKIHVTDQVPMDDTLPEGAVHYVTADGYLYPNREATDFYHHYKEDIALMGELGFKMFRMSISWSRIFPTGMEDKPNQEGLDFYRKVFEELRAHNIEPLVTLHHFDTPLGLVEKYGDWLHRDYIDYFVKYCETVFTEYKDLVKYWLTFNEINNTIALSLFGFSFTDEDYKKRLQHLHYQFVASAKAVKLGHKINPDFKIGCMCSGMVVYPHTCDPKDVLKAQQTFEEGMFYCGDVQCFGEYPPFAKRMWKDHHVTGLDITEEDKQILKEGTVDMFTYSYYMTNNVTTHEIKDKVGGNFAAGVRNEYLTYSDWGWALDPTGLQMSLEKIYDRYRRPVMVVENGLGAFDEVEDGKVHDDYRIDYYIPHIEAMSKAIDNGVDLIGYTTWGCVDVVSAGTGEMRKRYGFIYVDKHDDGTGDMHRFIKDSGYWYKKVIESNGADLSK; encoded by the coding sequence ATGAGCTTTAAGGAAGGATTTTTCTGGGGCGGCGCTACTGCCGCCAACCAGTATGAAGGCGGTTGGAATGAAGGCGGAAGAGGTCCCGCACTTACAGATTTTTGCACAGGTGGAAGTGTCAAGGAACACAGAAAGGTTACCTGGGAAGACAAGGATGGAAAGATCCATGTAACAGATCAGGTTCCGATGGATGATACTCTTCCCGAAGGAGCAGTTCATTATGTAACAGCAGACGGTTATCTCTACCCCAACAGAGAGGCTACGGATTTTTATCATCATTATAAAGAAGATATTGCCCTGATGGGTGAGCTTGGATTCAAGATGTTCCGTATGTCGATCTCCTGGTCACGTATTTTCCCCACAGGAATGGAAGACAAGCCGAATCAGGAGGGACTTGATTTCTACAGAAAGGTATTTGAGGAGCTTCGCGCTCACAATATCGAGCCTCTTGTAACTCTTCATCATTTTGATACACCCCTTGGCCTCGTCGAGAAATACGGCGACTGGCTGCATCGTGACTATATAGATTATTTCGTAAAATATTGTGAAACAGTATTTACCGAATACAAAGACCTTGTAAAATACTGGCTTACATTTAATGAGATCAACAATACCATTGCACTTTCATTATTTGGTTTCTCATTTACCGATGAGGATTATAAAAAACGTCTGCAGCATCTTCATTATCAGTTTGTTGCAAGTGCAAAGGCTGTTAAGCTCGGACACAAGATAAATCCTGACTTTAAGATCGGATGCATGTGCAGCGGTATGGTCGTATACCCTCATACCTGTGACCCGAAGGATGTCCTTAAAGCACAGCAGACTTTTGAAGAGGGCATGTTCTATTGCGGTGATGTTCAGTGTTTCGGCGAATACCCTCCGTTTGCAAAGCGTATGTGGAAGGATCATCATGTTACAGGACTTGATATCACCGAAGAGGATAAGCAGATCCTGAAAGAGGGAACTGTGGATATGTTCACCTATTCCTACTACATGACCAATAACGTAACAACCCACGAGATCAAAGACAAGGTTGGCGGCAACTTTGCAGCAGGAGTAAGAAACGAGTATCTTACTTATTCTGACTGGGGATGGGCGCTTGATCCAACAGGACTTCAGATGTCGCTTGAGAAGATATATGACCGTTACCGCAGACCTGTCATGGTTGTAGAAAACGGACTTGGCGCATTTGACGAAGTAGAAGACGGTAAGGTTCATGATGATTACCGTATTGACTACTACATCCCTCACATCGAGGCTATGAGCAAGGCGATTGATAATGGTGTGGATCTTATCGGATATACAACCTGGGGCTGTGTTGACGTTGTTTCAGCAGGAACAGGAGAAATGAGAAAGCGTTACGGTTTCATCTATGTTGATAAGCATGATGACGGAACCGGCGATATGCACCGTTTTATAAAAGATTCGGGATACTGGTATAAGAAAGTCATTGAATCTAACGGAGCAGACCTTAGTAAGTGA
- a CDS encoding DUF1858 domain-containing protein: protein MDWNEYEDGPVSGDDLIAEIINYYPEAADFLAELGMHCIGCASLSFETLSEACRVHHLIPTKVKMELNRIITGRK, encoded by the coding sequence ATGGATTGGAATGAATATGAAGACGGACCTGTTTCAGGGGATGATCTGATTGCTGAAATTATAAATTATTATCCGGAAGCAGCAGATTTTCTTGCAGAATTAGGAATGCATTGTATCGGATGCGCTTCCTTAAGTTTTGAAACTTTAAGTGAAGCCTGCAGAGTACATCATCTTATTCCTACAAAGGTAAAGATGGAATTAAACCGCATCATAACGGGACGTAAATAA